One Amphiprion ocellaris isolate individual 3 ecotype Okinawa chromosome 5, ASM2253959v1, whole genome shotgun sequence genomic region harbors:
- the c5h1orf159 gene encoding uncharacterized protein C1orf159 homolog isoform X2, whose amino-acid sequence MALSFLLVLAATVILIRPETPVTKALHQNSLECCGEKQRANNSCSNDTHCEPGCFMRVLENSNTVCIFCDSAAVDLENITVCTYNYTLERKNHTTVTTVIPKIGGPGVAASLLLGTLLISLFLILSVASFFYLKRSNRLPSIFYRRNKAFIFQPSETAVMIPSSSVRKPRYVRRERPSATSTLNSATITTTSTTQDYNV is encoded by the exons ATGGCTCTGTCATTCCTTTTGGTCTTGGCTGCTACTGTGATTCTTATCAGACCTGAGACACCTGTAACTAAG GCCCTACATCAGAACTCCCTCGAATGTTGTGGCGAGAAACAGAGAGCGAACAATTCCTGCTCCAATGACACTCACTGTGAACCAG GATGCTTCATGCGCGTCCTTGAGAACAGCAACACTGTGTGTATATTCTGTGACTCGGCAGCTGTGGATTTAGAGAACATAACAGTCTGCACCTACA ATTATACATTGGAGCGTAAAAATCATACAACAGTAACTACTGTCATTCCTAAAATTG gaGGTCCCGGTGTGGCAGCCTCTCTTCTTCTGGGAACACTGTTGATCAGCCTGTTTCTGATCCTCTCTGTTGCCTCTTTTTTCTACCTCAAACGCTCCAACCGGCTCCCGAGCATCTTCTACCGACGCAACAAGG CCTTCATATTCCAACCAAGTGAAACC GCTGTCATGATCCCCTCCTCATCAG TGAGGAAGCCAAGATATGTGAGAAGGGAGCGGCCCTCTGCAACATCAACACTGAACAGTGCCACGATAACCACAACATCCACAACTCAAGACTATAATGTGTAG
- the c5h1orf159 gene encoding uncharacterized protein C1orf159 homolog isoform X1, with product MLTGSRYLRAAAVCRLVCLWRSCRGVLMTNLPTDPSHGALTALRRTRRAAAKPAARSLIRPKPRVWPALHQNSLECCGEKQRANNSCSNDTHCEPGCFMRVLENSNTVCIFCDSAAVDLENITVCTYNYTLERKNHTTVTTVIPKIGGPGVAASLLLGTLLISLFLILSVASFFYLKRSNRLPSIFYRRNKAFIFQPSETAVMIPSSSVRKPRYVRRERPSATSTLNSATITTTSTTQDYNV from the exons ATGCTAACCGGGAGCAGGTAtctgagagctgctgctgtctgtcgcCTCGTCTGTCTGTGGCGGAGCTGCAGAGGTGTGTTGATGACAAATCTGCCAACAGATCCGAGCCACGGTGCGCTAACAGCTCTGCGGCGGACGAGACGTGCCGCTGCTAAACCCGCAGCTAGGAGTTTGATCAGGCCAAAGCCTCGTGTTTGGCCG GCCCTACATCAGAACTCCCTCGAATGTTGTGGCGAGAAACAGAGAGCGAACAATTCCTGCTCCAATGACACTCACTGTGAACCAG GATGCTTCATGCGCGTCCTTGAGAACAGCAACACTGTGTGTATATTCTGTGACTCGGCAGCTGTGGATTTAGAGAACATAACAGTCTGCACCTACA ATTATACATTGGAGCGTAAAAATCATACAACAGTAACTACTGTCATTCCTAAAATTG gaGGTCCCGGTGTGGCAGCCTCTCTTCTTCTGGGAACACTGTTGATCAGCCTGTTTCTGATCCTCTCTGTTGCCTCTTTTTTCTACCTCAAACGCTCCAACCGGCTCCCGAGCATCTTCTACCGACGCAACAAGG CCTTCATATTCCAACCAAGTGAAACC GCTGTCATGATCCCCTCCTCATCAG TGAGGAAGCCAAGATATGTGAGAAGGGAGCGGCCCTCTGCAACATCAACACTGAACAGTGCCACGATAACCACAACATCCACAACTCAAGACTATAATGTGTAG